A genomic window from Camelina sativa cultivar DH55 unplaced genomic scaffold, Cs unpScaffold00583, whole genome shotgun sequence includes:
- the LOC104773586 gene encoding actin-related protein 6-like, with amino-acid sequence LYVAHPQSLVHLYEASRQPDSVLSKTQCSLVVDCGFSFTHAVPVLHNFTLNHAIKRIDLGGKAFTNYLKELVSYRSINVMDETFLVDDAKEKLCFVSLDLLRDLRLARSGNNLIKSTYVLPDGVTHTKGYVKDPQAAKRFLSLSDKDHVESDFMAKVGDRKKADMNKNEIDLTNERFLVPETLFQPADLGMNQAGLAECIVRAVSSCHPYLQPVLYQSIILTGGSTLFPQLKDRLEVELRPLVPDHFDVKITTLEDPILGVWRGGSLLASSPDFESMCVTKADYEELGSARCRRRFFH; translated from the exons CTCTACGTAGCTCATCCTCAGTCTCTTGTTCATCTCTATGAAGCTAGTCGTCAGCCTGATTCAGTCCTCTCAAAGACTCAGTGTAGTCTCGTTGTTGATTGTGGCTTCTCCTTCACTCACGCTGTTCCTGTTCTTCACAATTTCACTCTTAATCACGCCATTAAGAGGATTGATTTAGGAGGCAAAGCTTTCACTAATTACTTGAAGGAATTGGTCTCTTATAGATCTATAAATGTTATGGATGAAACTTTTTTAGTTGATGATGCTAAGGAGAAGCTTTGTTTTGTCTCACTTGACCTTCTTCGTGATCTCCGCCTTGCTAGAAGTGGAAATAATCTTATCAAGTCTACATATGTTCTTCCTGATGGTGTTACACATACTAAAGGTTATGTCAAAGACCCTCAAGCGGCTAAGAGGTTTCTTAGCTTGTCAGATAAAGATCATGTGGAGTCTGATTTCATGGCAAAGGTTGGGGACAGGAAGAAGGCTGACATGAACAAAAAT gagATTGACTTAACGAATGAGCGCTTTCTTGTACCTGAGACGCTATTCCAGCCTGCGGATTTAG GGATGAATCAGGCAGGACTTGCAGAGTGCATTGTCCGAGCTGTAAGCTCATGTCATCCTTATTTGCAACCAGTCTTGTATCAAAG CATCATCTTAACTGGTGGAAGCACATTATTTCCGCAACTTAAGGACAGACT GGAAGTAGAGCTTCGACCACTAGTCCCAGACCACTTTGATGTGAAGATAACAACACTGGAGGA CCCAATACTAGGTGTTTGGAGAGGGGGTTCACTTTTGGCTTCCAGCCCGGATTTTGAGTCCATGTGTGTCACCAAGGCTGACTATGAAGAACTTGGATCAGCTCGTTGTCGGAGGAGATTCTTTCATTga